The proteins below are encoded in one region of Nitrospirota bacterium:
- a CDS encoding phosphomannomutase/phosphoglucomutase has product MISSKIFREYDIRGVVGVDLTDEAARLIGWAFAVNLMLVNEATPEDAGALNVAVGRDVRLHSEKLCNRLIEGIISTGVNVTDLGVCPTPLVYFSLHNIDVNGGIMITGSHNPPEFNGFKMCVGKEALHGDAVQGIRRIIEDKEKWQRELGKLKMIGQVEFVPIVESYLTYIREQFVFDHKPFTPPIKVVVDSGNGTAGVIAPRVLREMGCEVVELYSKPDGNFPNHHPDPTVPENLADLIKTVKESGADFGVAYDGDADRIGIVDENGSIIWGDRLMIIYALDILKEWPGAIIVSEVKASQVLYDEIAKAGGEPIMWKAGHSLIKAKMKEEEAVLGGEVSGHIFFADRFYGYDDAIYATCRLVEILKRERVKGSKRGVSFLLEGTAVTFTTPEIRVSCPDEEKFEVVDKIQEVLTTGKIPSSVKPLNIKEIITVDGVRVLFENGWGLIRPSNTQPVLVLRYEADTEDNLAEIRTFMEGVLKEEVEKRVI; this is encoded by the coding sequence ATGATTTCATCTAAGATCTTCAGAGAATATGATATAAGAGGCGTGGTAGGAGTGGACCTGACAGATGAGGCAGCTCGCCTCATAGGCTGGGCCTTTGCCGTTAACCTTATGCTTGTCAATGAAGCGACACCCGAAGATGCCGGTGCGTTGAATGTAGCGGTCGGAAGGGATGTCAGACTGCATTCAGAGAAACTCTGCAACAGGTTGATTGAAGGGATAATATCAACCGGTGTTAATGTTACTGATTTAGGGGTGTGTCCAACCCCGTTAGTATATTTCTCACTGCATAATATTGATGTCAACGGCGGGATTATGATTACAGGAAGTCACAATCCCCCTGAATTTAATGGGTTCAAAATGTGCGTCGGCAAAGAGGCATTGCATGGCGATGCAGTACAGGGGATAAGGCGTATCATAGAGGATAAGGAGAAGTGGCAAAGAGAACTCGGAAAACTTAAGATGATTGGTCAGGTGGAATTTGTACCGATAGTTGAGTCTTATCTTACTTATATCAGGGAACAGTTTGTCTTTGATCATAAACCGTTTACACCCCCTATTAAGGTAGTCGTTGATTCAGGGAACGGGACAGCCGGGGTAATAGCGCCTCGTGTACTTCGTGAGATGGGTTGTGAGGTAGTTGAGCTCTATTCCAAACCTGATGGGAATTTCCCCAACCACCACCCTGATCCAACTGTACCGGAGAATCTTGCTGACCTTATAAAGACAGTTAAGGAAAGCGGTGCGGATTTTGGTGTTGCCTATGATGGGGATGCAGACAGGATTGGCATAGTGGATGAGAACGGAAGCATAATCTGGGGTGACAGGCTAATGATTATTTACGCGCTGGATATTTTAAAGGAATGGCCCGGAGCTATAATCGTCTCTGAGGTAAAGGCATCCCAGGTCTTATACGATGAAATAGCAAAGGCAGGCGGGGAGCCGATAATGTGGAAGGCAGGCCACTCACTTATAAAGGCAAAGATGAAAGAGGAAGAGGCGGTGCTCGGTGGAGAGGTCAGCGGCCATATCTTTTTTGCAGACCGCTTCTACGGATATGATGATGCTATTTATGCGACATGCAGGCTGGTTGAGATTCTAAAGAGGGAGAGGGTGAAGGGGAGCAAGAGGGGGGTGAGCTTTCTCCTTGAGGGTACTGCAGTGACATTTACTACCCCTGAGATAAGGGTATCCTGCCCGGATGAAGAGAAGTTCGAGGTTGTGGACAAGATCCAGGAGGTATTGACAACCGGTAAGATCCCCTCATCTGTCAAACCGCTGAATATAAAGGAAATCATCACCGTTGACGGTGTTCGCGTCCTCTTTGAAAATGGCTGGGGCCTTATCAGGCCGTCAAATACCCAGCCGGTTCTGGTATTACGCTATGAGGCTGACACTGAGGATAATCTGGCAGAAATAAGAACGTTCATGGAGGGTGTGTTGAAAGAGGAAGTTGAAAAGCGAGTTATTTGA